One stretch of Ananas comosus cultivar F153 linkage group 6, ASM154086v1, whole genome shotgun sequence DNA includes these proteins:
- the LOC109711411 gene encoding short-chain type dehydrogenase/reductase-like → MASKPNSLQQQQHSCSSSSSAAASSVSMPLNGRVAVVTGASRGIGREIAVHLAALGARLVLNYASNSALADALAAELNENSPTLCAFATRGDVSHPDAARSLFDKAEQAFGSPPHILVACAGILNSKYPALADTTLDDFDAMFNVNVRGTFLLLREAANRMVRGGGGRIVTFSSSIMGTLLPGYAAYTATNGAVEAMTQILAKELKGTGITANCVAPGPVRTELFLAGKDEEFMKKVEERSSLGRIGETKDVAPVVGFLVSDAAEWVNGQVIRVNGGFV, encoded by the coding sequence ATGGCATCTAAGCCAAACTCATTGCAGCAGCAACAACACTCTTGCTCTTCTTCCTCATCGGCGGCAGCATCCTCGGTGTCGATGCCGCTGAACGGCCGCGTCGCTGTCGTGACCGGAGCATCCCGCGGCATCGGTCGCGAGATCGCCGTCCACCTGGCGGCCCTCGGAGCCCGGCTAGTTCTCAACTACGCCTCCAATTCCGCCCTCGCCGACGCCCTCGCCGCAGAGCTCAACGAAAATTCGCCCACTCTCTGCGCCTTCGCCACCCGCGGCGACGTCTCCCACCCCGACGCCGCCCGCTCCCTCTTCGACAAAGCTGAGCAGGCCTTCGGCTCGCCGCCGCACATCCTCGTCGCCTGCGCGGGAATTCTCAATTCAAAATACCCGGCGCTCGCCGACACCACCCTCGACGACTTCGACGCGATGTTCAACGTCAACGTGCGTGGCACCTTCCTCCTCCTACGCGAGGCAGCGAACCGCATGgttcgcggcggcggcgggaggatCGTAACATTCTCGTCGTCAATCATGGGGACGCTGCTCCCGGGGTACGCGGCGTACACCGCGACGAACGGGGCGGTGGAGGCGATGACACAGATACTGGCGAAGGAGCTGAAGGGGACGGGGATCACGGCGAATTGCGTGGCGCCGGGGCCGGTGCGGACGGAGCTGTTCTTGGCGGGGAAGGACGAGGAGTTCATgaagaaggtggaggagaggAGCTCTCTGGGGAGGATCGGGGAGACCAAGGACGTGGCGCCGGTGGTTGGGTTCTTGGTCAGTGATGCCGCCGAGTGGGTCAATGGCCAGGTGATTAGGGTGAACGGAGGCTTTGTTTGA
- the LOC109711913 gene encoding xyloglucan endotransglucosylase/hydrolase protein 24-like, giving the protein MSSSSFLCLAFTLILGGSIVVGVRGNDFTRDFDVVWGRENARILDGGRLLELSLDQRSGSRIESKNRFLFGRVDLQIKLVAGGSAGTITSFYICSGGATHDEVDFEFLGNVSGEPYILHTNIFSHGKGGKEQQFYLWFDPTQDFHTYSILWNPLNIILFVDDTPIRVFKNYEAYGVPFPKNQPVRAFASIWDADDWATQGGRIKTDWSKAPFVASYRNFRANACVWTGDYPACGDTKWMQQELDWWSWMTLSWVRMNYLLYDYCTDTKRFGYGFPPECALPN; this is encoded by the exons atgtcatcttcttcttttctgtgCTTAGCTTTCACCTTAATATTAGGCGGCTCTATTGTAGTCGGCGTTCGGGGCAACGACTTCACCCGGGACTTCGACGTAGTGTGGGGCCGTGAGAACGCGAGGATCCTCGACGGCGGCCGGCTCCTCGAGCTCTCTCTCGACCAGCGGTCGGGCTCGCGGATCGAGTCCAAGAACCGGTTCCTGTTTGGGAGGGTCGATCTGCAGATCAAGCTCGTCGCGGGCGGCTCCGCCGGCACCATCACCTCCTTCTAT ATATGCTCTGGAGGAGCGACGCACGACGAGGTCGACTTCGAGTTCCTCGGCAATGTTAGCGGAGAGCCTTACATTCTTCACACCAATATATTCAGCCATGGGAAGGGAGGCAAGGAGCAGCAGTTCTACTTGTGGTTTGATCCCACACAGGATTTTCACACCTATTCCATACTGTGGAATCCATTAAACATCAT CCTATTCGTCGACGACACTCCGATTCGAGTGTTCAAGAACTATGAGGCGTACGGCGTGCCGTTCCCGAAGAACCAGCCGGTGAGGGCCTTCGCGAGCATCTGGGACGCCGACGACTGGGCGACGCAGGGCGGGCGGATCAAGACGGACTGGTCGAAGGCTCCCTTCGTGGCGTCGTACAGAAACTTCAGGGCGAACGCGTGCGTATGGACGGGAGATTACCCGGCGTGCGGCgacacgaaatggatgcagcaGGAGCTGGACTGGTGGAGCTGGATGACACTAAGTTGGGTCCGGATGAACTACCTGCTCTACGACTACTGCACGGACACAAAGCGGTTCGGGTACGGATTCCCGCCCGAGTGCGCTCTGCCCAATTAG
- the LOC109711883 gene encoding short-chain type dehydrogenase/reductase-like — MASKPNSLQQQQHSCSSSSSAAASSVSMPLGGSIAIVTGASRGIGREIAVHLAALGARLVLNYASNSALADGLAAELNESSPTLRAVTARGDVSHPDTARSLFDKAEQAFGSPPHILVACAGILDSKFPALADTTLDDFDAMFNVNVRGTFLLLREAANRMVRGGGGRIVTFSSSIVGTLLPGYAAYTATNGAVEAMTRILAKELKGTGITANCVAPGPVRTELFLAGTDEEFIKDVEKRSLGRIGEAKDVAPVVGFLVSAAAEWVNGQVIRVNGGFV, encoded by the coding sequence ATGGCATCTAAGCCAAACTCATTGCAGCAGCAACAACACTCTTGCTCTTCTTCCTCGTCGGCGGCGGCATCCTCGGTGTCGATGCCGCTGGGCGGCAGCATCGCCATCGTGACCGGCGCATCCCGCGGCATCGGTCGCGAGATCGCCGTCCACCTCGCGGCCCTCGGAGCCCGGCTAGTCCTCAACTACGCCTCCAATTCCGCCCTCGCCGACGGCCTCGCCGCGGAGCTCAACGAAAGTTCCCCCACTCTCCGCGCCGTCACCGCCCGCGGCGACGTCTCCCACCCCGACACCGCCCGCTCCCTCTTCGACAAAGCCGAGCAGGCCTTCGGCTCGCCGCCGCACATCCTCGTCGCCTGCGCGGGAATTCTCGACTCAAAATTCCCGGCGCTCGCCGACACCACTCTCGACGACTTCGACGCGATGTTCAACGTCAACGTTCGCGGCACCTTCCTCCTCCTGCGCGAGGCCGCGAACCGCATGGTtcgcggcggcggggggaggATCGTAACGTTCTCGTCGTCGATCGTGGGGACGCTGCTCCCGGGGTACGCGGCGTACACCGCGACGAACGGGGCGGTGGAGGCGATGACGCGGATACTGGCGAAGGAGCTGAAGGGGACGGGGATCACGGCGAATTGCGTGGCGCCGGGGCCGGTGCGGACGGAGCTGTTCTTGGCGGGGACGGACGAGGAGTTCATCAAGGATGTGGAGAAGAGGAGCTTGGGAAGGATCGGGGAGGCCAAGGATGTGGCGCCGGTGGTGGGGTTCTTGGTCAGCGCCGCCGCCGAGTGGGTCAACGGGCAGGTGATTAGGGTCAACGGAGGCTTTGTTTGA